Sequence from the Vicinamibacteria bacterium genome:
TGGCAGCGAGCTCCAGCCCAGTTGTGCCGTTACCCCTACCCTCGAGCTCGTCCGAAGCCAGGAACTCGACGTGACTCTCGAGTAACTTGCGATCGAATCGACTCGGCCGCTCGGCTCCGTTGAGGGCTCCCGCGAGCAGCGCGGCGGCGAGAAAGACAGGCGCGGTTCGTGCCAAATTCAGATCTTCAACTCAATCCCGCAGGGTTCGTCCGGCTCCCGACGCCAGTATAAGATGCCGAAAGAAAACGTCCAAACTGGAAGCCCGGGCTCACGTTTCTTCGAACAAGGGCAAGGGCCTGGGCTCGAGCTCGAGGAGCACCTTCCAACGAAAGCTTCGACGGGTTTCATCGGGAAGGCGGCGATAGCGCGCGTGGTAGCGTCTCAGAAACTCAGCCGTCGCAGCGTTCACGTACCCGCCGCCACGCACCGGTCCGAACTCCTCGTCGTAGCGGTCGGCAATGGCCTGGAACAGCGTGTCCCGCCGGTCCTTCGCCACGATCGAGGCCGCGGCGACCGCCACATGATACTGCTCGCCAAAATCCCGAGCCTCGAGATGTGGGAATCGGTGACGGAGCGGACCGAAGACCTTCTCCCCGTCGGCCACGATGCGTTTCACGACGCCCGCTTCGGTGATGATCGAGACCGCCGCCTTGCGCTCGAGCTCGTTCAGGAGCCCGTAATCGGTGTACCGATCGACTTCGTCGTGCTCGAAGACCTCGACCTTGACCTTCTCTGCCAGACGCCGAACGTGATGGGCGAGCTCACGGCGTTTCTCGCGCGCCTCGTCTCCCGCGCCGTATTCTTTGGAGTCCATGACGCCGCGTCGCGTCAGGGCCGAGGCGGCTTGCGACTTCAAGACCACGCCTGCCACGACGAGTGGCCCCAGCACCGGACCGCGGCCGGCTTCATCAATCCCGAGGATCACCGGGGTCATGCTCACCCATCGCCGTCGCTTCCTGCAACCGTCATAAACTAGAGCGGGCTCGCGCCATGGCACGGGCCCGGAGGAGACCGGGCGACGATGGAGACACGAGACCGCTACAACGTGGTCGTCATAGGAGCGGGAACGGCGGGTCTCGTGACGGCCGCCGGCACCGCCGGACTCGGAGGGAAGGCCGCTCTCGTCGAGGCGAAGAAGATGGGAGGCGACTGCTTGAACTACGGCTGCGTGCCGTCGAAATCTCTCATCTCGTCGGCGAAGCTGATCTACCGCATCCGCCGCGCCGAGGAGATGGGGCTCGAGCGCACCGAGCCGGGCTTTCGCTTCGAGGACGTCTTCGCGCGGATGCGTGAACGGCGAGCCAGGATCGAGCCGCACGACTCCAGGGAGAGATTCGAGAGCCTGGGCGTCGATGTCTTTCTCGGCAAGGCGAGATTCGTCTCGCCCCACGAGTTGCTGATCTCCGGCGAGACCCGGCTCCGTGCACGCAACTTCGTCGTCGCCACCGGAACCACGGCCCTCGTCCTTCCGATCCCGGGGCTCGACAGCGTTCCCTATTACACGAACGAAACGATCTTCGACGAGATGCCCGAAGCACCCGGGTCGATTCTGATCCTGGGAGGCGGTCCGATCGGATGCGAGCTCGCTCAAGTCATGAGTCGCCTCGGCGTCCGGGTGACGCTCGTCGAGCTTCTCCCGCGCCTGCTCCCCCGAGACGATCGCGATGCCAGCGAGCTGATACGGAAACGTTTCGCCGAAGAAGGCATCGAAGTCATGACGGGCACGAAGGCGTCCCGGTTCGAGAGGAGCAACGGCGTCACGGCGGTTACGGTGGAGACGGATCGAGTCGAGAAAACCCTTCGGGCCGAGGCCATCCTCTTGGCGACGGGCCGGAAACCGTCCGTCGAGGGACTCGGTCTCGAGGAGGCGGGCGTCGAGTACGACCGGGGAGGCATCAAGGTCGATGCGACGCTGACCACGTCCCAGCGGCACATCTTCGCCTGTGGAGACGTCGCCGGGCCGTATCAATTCACCCACTCTGCCGACTATCAGGCCCGAGTCGTGGTCCGCAACATTCTTTTCCCCTGGCTCAAGACCAAGGCGGACTACCGCTGGATACCGTGGGTCACCTACACGGATCCTGAAGTCGCCCAATGCGGCTTGACCGAAGAAGAGGCGAAGAGGAAGAACGTACCCTACGATGTGTTCCGCACCGATTGGGAGGACCTCGATCGAGCGATAACCGACAGCGAGACGACGGGATTCGTCAAGGTGCTCACCGCAAGGGGCAAGGACAGGATTCTCGGAGCGACCGTCGTCGGAACGCATGCCGGCGAGGTCATGCACGAGGTGCTGGTCGCGGCAAAGCACGGCATCGGTCTCGCCAAGCTCTCCGCCACGGTCCACGCCTACCCGACGCTGTCGTCATCCGTCCAGCGGGTGGCCGACTCCTATCAGCGAACGAAGCTCACACCGACGGTAGCCTCGATATTTCGTTGGATCTATCGATGGCGGCGTGCCTGATGGCGCCTTCCAAGACCACGCTGAAGTATGGCGTCGCCATCCTGGCGATCGTGGGCGTGGTCGTGGTTGTACGCCTGCTGCCGCTATCCCATTGGCTGGGAGCGTTCAATGT
This genomic interval carries:
- a CDS encoding mercuric reductase → METRDRYNVVVIGAGTAGLVTAAGTAGLGGKAALVEAKKMGGDCLNYGCVPSKSLISSAKLIYRIRRAEEMGLERTEPGFRFEDVFARMRERRARIEPHDSRERFESLGVDVFLGKARFVSPHELLISGETRLRARNFVVATGTTALVLPIPGLDSVPYYTNETIFDEMPEAPGSILILGGGPIGCELAQVMSRLGVRVTLVELLPRLLPRDDRDASELIRKRFAEEGIEVMTGTKASRFERSNGVTAVTVETDRVEKTLRAEAILLATGRKPSVEGLGLEEAGVEYDRGGIKVDATLTTSQRHIFACGDVAGPYQFTHSADYQARVVVRNILFPWLKTKADYRWIPWVTYTDPEVAQCGLTEEEAKRKNVPYDVFRTDWEDLDRAITDSETTGFVKVLTARGKDRILGATVVGTHAGEVMHEVLVAAKHGIGLAKLSATVHAYPTLSSSVQRVADSYQRTKLTPTVASIFRWIYRWRRA